Proteins encoded together in one Urocitellus parryii isolate mUroPar1 chromosome 3, mUroPar1.hap1, whole genome shotgun sequence window:
- the Il17rb gene encoding interleukin-17 receptor B, which produces MLLVLLSLAALCWSAMPGEPNIQCGSETGPSPEWMVQHNLTPGDLRDLRVELAKTSAATEDYSILMNISWILRADASIRLLKATKICVTGKNNFQSYACVRCNYTEAFQSQTRPSGGKWTFSYVGFPVELSTLYLIGAHNIPNANMNEDSPSLSVNFTSPGCLDHIMKYKKKCIKAGSLWDPNITACKKNEKMVEVNFTTSSLGNRYTVLIQQSTSIWFSQVFENKTKRTSIAILVTEESEGAVVQLIPYFPTCGNDCIRRKGTVVLCPTTVVPFPPDNNRSVLGGWLPLLLSLLLVATMVLVFGIYLMWRHEKIKNTSLPTTRLLPLIKVLVVHPSEICFHHTVCYFTEFLQNNCRSEVILEKWQKKKIAEMGPVQWLTTQKKAADKVIFLLSNDANTMCDDTCGHNEGSPSENSQDLFPLAFNLFCSDLSSQTHLHKYIVVCFRGADPKDNYSALHVCPKFHLMKDAAALQTQLLCATQHMSVGKWSQVCHSSCSPL; this is translated from the exons ATGTTGCTTGTGCTGCTGAGCCTGGCCGCGCTATGCTGGAGCGCCATGCCCGGAGAGCCG aATATTCAGTGTGGCTCTGAAACTG GGCCGTCTCCAGAGTGGATGGTCCAACACAATCTGACCCCAGGGGACTTGAGGGACCTCCGTGTGGAACTTGCTAAAACCAGTGCTGCAACAGAGGACTATTCAATTTTGATGAACATAAGCTGGATACTCCGAGCAGATG CCAGCATCCGCTTGTTGAAGGCCACCAAGATCTGTGTGACAGGCAAAAACAACTTCCAGTCATATGCCTGTGTGAGGTGCAACTACACGGAGGCCTTCCAGAGTCAGACCAGACCCTCTGGTGGCAAA TGGACATTCTCCTACGTTGGCTTTCCCGTGGAGCTGAGCACGCTCTATCTCATTGGGGCCCATAATATCCCCAATGCAAATATGAATGAAGACAGCCCTTCTTTGTCTGTGAACTTCACTTCACCAG GCTGCCTAGACCacataatgaaatacaaaaaaaagtgtATCAAGGCAG GAAGCCTGTGGGATCCCAACATCACTGCTTGTAAGAAGAATGAGAAGATGGTTGAAGTGAATTTTACAACCAGTTCCCTTGGAAACAGATACACGGTTCTTATCCAACAGAGCACCAGCATTTGGTTTTCTCAAGTGTTTGAG AACAAAACAAAGCGAACTTCGATAGCCATCCTAGTGACTGAGGAAAGCGAAGGTGCTGTGGTTCAG TTGATTCCATATTTCCCTACCTGTGGCAACGACTGTATCAGACGCAAAGGGACCGTGGTGCTTTGCCCAACGACAGTTGTCCCCTTTCCTCCAGATAACA ATAGAAGCGTGCTAGGAGGCTGGCTGCCTTTGCTTCTCTCGTTGCTGCTAGTGGCCACCATGGTGCTGGTGTTTGGGATCTACCTAATGTGGAGGCATG AAAAGATCAAGAACACTTCCCTTCCTACTACAAGGCTACTGCCCCTCATTAAAGTTCTGGTGGTCCACCCATCTGAAATATGTTTCCATCACACAGTTTGTTACTTCACTGAATTTCTTCAAAATAACTGCAGAAGTGAGGTGATCCTTGAAAaatggcagaaaaagaaaatagctgaGATGGGTCCAGTTCAGTGGCTTACCACTCAGAAGAAAGCAGCAGATAAAGTAATCTTCCTTCTTTCCaatgatgccaataccatgtgcGATGATACCTGTGGCCACAACGAGGGCAGCCCCAGTGAGAACTCTCAAGACCTGTTCCCCCTGGCCTTTAATCTTTTCTGCAGTGATCTGAGTAGCCAGACTCATCTGCACAAATACATAGTGGTCTGCTTCAGAGGGGCTGATCCCAAAGACAACTACAGTGCCCTCCATGTCTGCCCTAAGTTCCACCTCATGAAGGATGCCGCGGCTCTCCAAACACAACTTCTCTGTGCCACACAGCACATGTCAGTGGGGAAATGGTCACAAGTCTGCCACAGCAGCTGTTCCCCCTTGTAG
- the Actr8 gene encoding actin-related protein 8 isoform X2 yields MVDQAIWSKKMSNGTRRIPVSPEQARSYNKQMRPAILDHCSGNKWTNTSHHPEYLVGEEALYVNPLDCYNIHWPIRRGQLNIHPGPGGSLTAVLADIEVIWSHAIQKYLEIPLKDLKYYRCILLIPDIYNKQHVKELVNMILMKMGFSGIVVHQESVCATFGSGLSSTCIVDVGDQKTSVCCVEDGVSHRNTRLCLAYGGSDVSRCFYWLMQRAGFPYRECQLTNKMDCLLLQHLKETFCHLDQDISGLQDHEFQIRHPDSPALLYQFRLGDEKLQAPMALFYPATFGIVGQKMTTLQHRSQGDPEDPHDEHYLLATQSKQEQSAKATADRKSASKPIGFEGDLRGQSSDLPERLHSQEVDLGSSQGDCLMAGNDSEEALTALMSRKTAISLFEGKALGLDKAILHSIDCCSSDDTKKKMYSSILVVGGGLMFHKAQEFLQHRILNKMPPSFRRIIENVDVITRPKDMDPRLIAWKGGAVLACLDTTQELWIYQREWQRFGVRMLRERAAFVW; encoded by the exons gcacgTTCTTACAACAAACAAATGCGGCCTGCAATTTTAGATCACTGTTCTGGAAATAAGTGGACAAACACGTCTCATCACCCTGAGTATTTGGTAGGAGAAGAG GCCTTGTATGTTAATCCATTGGATTGTTACAATATCCATTGGCCTATCAGAAGAGGCCAGTTAAATATTCATCCGGGACCTGGGGGCTCCCTTACAGCTGTTCTAGCAGATATTGAAGTAATATGGTCTCATGCAATACAAAAGTACTTGGAAATCCCACTGAAAGACTTAAAG tattATAGATGTATCCTATTAATTCCTGATATCTATAATAAACAGCATGTGAAAGAACTAGTGAATATGATACTGATGAAGATGGGTTTTTCAG GGATTGTAGTCCATCAGGAGTCTGTCTGTGCTACCTTTGGAAGTGGCTTAAGCAGCACATGTATTGTAGATGTTGGGGACCAGAAGACAAGCGTGTGCTGTGTGGAGGATGGGGTGTCTCATCGGAACACGCG GCTTTGTCTGGCCTATGGAGGATCTGACGTGTCAAGATGTTTTTATTGGCTCATGCAGCGAGCTGGATTCCCTTACAGAGAATGCCAGTTAACAAATAAAATGGATTGCCTTCTTCTGCAGCACCTTAAAGAAACTTTTTGTCATTTAGACCAG GACATCTCTGGGCTTCAGGACCATGAGTTTCAGATTCGCCATCCAGATTCTCCTGCCTTGCTTTACCAGTTTCGGTTAGGAGATGAAAAACTCCAG GCTCCAATGGCTTTGTTTTACCCCGCAACTTTTGGAATTGTTGGACAGAAAATGACAACTTTGCAGCACAGATCCCAGGGTGATCCTGAGGATCCTCATGATGAGCATTATCTACTGGCTACACAGAGCAAGCAAGAACAG TCTGCAAAAGCTACTGCTGACCGAAAATCAGCATCCAAACCCATTGGATTTGAAGGAGATCTTCGTGGCCAGTCCTCTGATCTTCCAGAAAGACTCCATTCTCAGGAGGTGGATTTAGGATCCTCTCAGGGAGACTGCCTGATGGCTGGCAATGACTCCGAGGAGGCCCTCACTGCACTGATGTCCAGGAAAACTGCCATCTCACTGTTTGAAGGGAAAGCCCTGGGCCTTGACAAAGCCATCCTGCATAGCATAGACTGCTGTT CATCTGATGATACCAAAAAGAAGATGTACAGCTCCATCCTGGTAGTTGGAGGTGGTTTGATGTTTCATAAAGCTCAAGAATTTCTACAGCACAGAATTCTCAACAAAATGCCACCTTCGTTCAGGCGAATTATTGAGAATGTGGATGTAATTACAAGGCCTAAG GACATGGATCCTCGGCTGATTGCATGGAAAGGAGGGGCAGTGTTGGCATGTTTGGATACAACTCAGGAACTGTGGATTTATCAGCGAGAATGGCAGCGTTTTGGTGTCCGCATGTTACGAGAGCGAGCTGCTTTCGTGTGGTGA